The Watersipora subatra chromosome 1, tzWatSuba1.1, whole genome shotgun sequence genome has a window encoding:
- the LOC137407446 gene encoding INO80 complex subunit C-like, with protein sequence METKRRRTGEPPNSVKTTQPSDGCLPADRSEKSLSFKNPNFVHSIKLGATNKRRLWKNLKQILAAEKSLQWNSTDVTYSSIEAPPSFYPAKKYSDISGLPAKYVDPHSKLRYASAEEYSQIKTLPSDIVAGLLQLRKANNVVG encoded by the exons ATGGAAACAAAAAGGAGACGTACG GGGGAACCTCCAAATTCAGTAAAAACTACTCAACCCTCTGATGGATGTCTGCCTGCCGATCGATCTGAGAAGTCATTGAGTTTTAAGAACCCCAATTTTGTG CATTCCATAAAGCTTGGAGCAACCAACAAAAGGCGTCTCTGGAAAAACTTGAAGCAGATCCTGGCTGCTGAAAAATCTCTGCAATGGAATTCAACAGATGTAACCT ATTCGAGTATAGAGGCTCCTCCCTCTTTTTATCCTGCTAAGAAATATTCTGATATCAGTGGTTTGCCG GCCAAATATGTGGATCCACACAGCAAGTTGAGGTACGCTAGTGCAGAGGAATACAGTCAAATAAAGACTCTGCCTAGTGATATAGTGGCTGGCCTGCTACAGCTAAGGAAGGCCAACAATGTGGTCGGCTAG